The segment TCGTAAAGACTTCCTGCAGCCCCATCCTTCTTCGGTCCTCCGGAAGGGTGTCCTTCTGAAGAAACTTATCAAAAGATTGAAGCTGTACAGCCAGAAGGTTGGGGAGCTCCAGCTCCCAATCTTTGTCAATCTTGGAAAAGCTGCGCATGGACTTGATGGTCGATGGCATCATGCCTCCATTTCAAAGACCGGGAACCCCAAGGATTCATCCCCGAGGCGCGAGTGAGTGTCCTGTGTCAGAACCAAGGCCGTGATGACTCGATCTTTACTACTTGATCTCAACGGTAGCGCCGACTTCTTCGAGTTGGGCCTTGATCTTCTCGGCCTCTTCCTTGTCCACGGCTTCCTTAACCGCCTTGGGAGCTGAGTCAACCAGCGCCTTGGCTTCCTTCAAGCCCAGATCCGTGATCGTACGGACGACCTTGATGACCTGGATCTTCTGGTTTCCGACAGCGGAAAGAATGACGTTAAACTCAGTCTGCTCTTCCTCGGCGGCCGCAGCGGCGGGACCGGCGACCATCGCCATGGGAGCGGCGGCCGTAACACCAAACTCTTCTTCGATCTCTTTAACTAAGGTGGAAACCTCCATCATCGAGGCATTGCGAATCCAGCCTAAGACATCGTCCTTCGTGATCGTAGACTCCGACATGACTTCCTCCTCCATCTAAGCGATAGGATGTACTCGATAATGCATGAGTGGCAATCCCTGGGGATGGCCACCCCACAACAGCTTCCGCGCGTCATTCGCCTCAGCTGTTGCGACTCTTCGCCACCTGGTCCAAGACGTTGGCCAGATCACGCAATGGGGCCTTTAGGACCGACACAAACTGCGTCAGCGTTCCTTGGATAGCCCTCAGGAAATTGCTGAGAAGTATATCTCTCGGCGGGAGACTGGCCAGGGTCTTGATCTCCTCCGCTTCAAAAATCTTCCCTTCTACAAAAGCAACTTTGACCTCCGGACCCTTATGCTCCTTCGCAAAATCGGTCAGCACGCGAGCCGGAGCGACCTCATCGGTTTCGGATGTCGCCAACGCATTGGGACCCTTAAAATAGGCAGGTAGATCGTGGATCTCCAATTTCTCGGCGGCAAATCGCCCGAGGGTGTTCTTTATCACCTCAAACCGGATGCCCGCCTTTCGGCATATCTGGCGCAACTCGGTAATCGTCGCGACGTCCATCCCGGAGTAGTCAGCGAGATAAACTCCCTTGGCGGACTTCAGAACGGCCACGATTTCATCGACCTTCTTCTCTTTATCTGCTCTTTTCAGCATCGCCTTAATTCCCCTTAGATATCCGACAGATCCACACGCACGCCGGGACCCATCGTGGAAGAAATGGTGACCGTCCGGATGTATTGGCCCTTTGCGGCGGATGGTCTTAAGCGCAGGACCTCCGTAAGAAAAGCCCGGGTGTTTTCGACGAGCTTAGAAGTATCGAAAGAAGCCTTCCCGGTCGGGACGTGAAGATTTCCGCCCTTATCCACCTTGAACTCGATCTTTCCGCTCTTTACTTCCTCAACCGCTTTCGCGACATCAAATGTCACCGTTCCGGCCTTGGGGCTTGGCATCAAACCACGGGGACCGAGAATCTTTCCCAATTTGCCGACACTACCCATCATGTCCGGTGTCGAAACAACCCGATCGAAATCGAGCCATCCGCCCTGGATCTTCTTGATCAATTCGTCGTTCCCCACGAAATCTGCGCCGGCTTGTTCCGCCTCGGTAACCTTCTCACCCTTGGCAAGGACCAGCACCCTCACCGTCTTACCGGTCCCATGCGGAAGAACCACGGTTCCCCTGACCATCTGATCGGTATACTTCGGGTTCACGCCCAAGCGGATGGAGACCTCCATCGTCTCATCAAATTTGGCTTTCGCATTCGTCTTGGCGAATTCCATCGCTTTTTCCAACACGAGAGGTCCGTTGGATTTGGCTCTCTCTTCAACGATGGTCTTATATCTCTTACCGTGCTTCATCTTCTGCTCCCCAGAGTGGTGAAGTGGTCCTCTTCGCCTCCGTCAAACTCTTTTATAGTTATTGCATATGGAAAAATGGGCTCGGCGCCGCCCGCACCGGG is part of the Candidatus Eisenbacteria bacterium genome and harbors:
- the rplL gene encoding 50S ribosomal protein L7/L12; amino-acid sequence: MSESTITKDDVLGWIRNASMMEVSTLVKEIEEEFGVTAAAPMAMVAGPAAAAAEEEQTEFNVILSAVGNQKIQVIKVVRTITDLGLKEAKALVDSAPKAVKEAVDKEEAEKIKAQLEEVGATVEIK
- the rplJ gene encoding 50S ribosomal protein L10, encoding MLKRADKEKKVDEIVAVLKSAKGVYLADYSGMDVATITELRQICRKAGIRFEVIKNTLGRFAAEKLEIHDLPAYFKGPNALATSETDEVAPARVLTDFAKEHKGPEVKVAFVEGKIFEAEEIKTLASLPPRDILLSNFLRAIQGTLTQFVSVLKAPLRDLANVLDQVAKSRNS
- the rplA gene encoding 50S ribosomal protein L1, with amino-acid sequence MKHGKRYKTIVEERAKSNGPLVLEKAMEFAKTNAKAKFDETMEVSIRLGVNPKYTDQMVRGTVVLPHGTGKTVRVLVLAKGEKVTEAEQAGADFVGNDELIKKIQGGWLDFDRVVSTPDMMGSVGKLGKILGPRGLMPSPKAGTVTFDVAKAVEEVKSGKIEFKVDKGGNLHVPTGKASFDTSKLVENTRAFLTEVLRLRPSAAKGQYIRTVTISSTMGPGVRVDLSDI